The sequence GCCCTCTCTTTTTTGTCATGAGAGTCACTTTCTGACTTGATCTGCTGCTGGCTGTCAATGCACTCTTTGCTGATTTCTTGAACTTAACTCCCAGGAAGGCATAGAGGATGGGGTTGAGGCAGCAGTGAAAATAGGCCAGCGCCTCTGTGATAGAAATCCACGTCTCCACCGCTTGTTGCAATTCGCAAGACTGAGGGACCACGTTCAGCATCATCAGATTGTCCAAAAAGATGCCAACACAGTAGGGCAGCCagcaggagaaaaaacaaaggaTGAGGATGATGGTGGTCTTCAACGCTTTCTTCTTCAGAGCCTGGCCCTTGGCGCCTTGCGACAGCTTGGCGATGATGATGCAGTAGCAGACAAGGATGACCAGACCAGGCAGTATGAAGCCCACCAGGATGTGCTGGAAGCGGAAAACCACTGTCCATATGAGACTGGTTGCCTGCGGGTAGATGCGCTGGCAGATGATCCTCTCCAATGAGTCTCCAGTCTCCATGCTTTCGTCAAAAATGTGGAAGTTTGAAGAGTCTTTGTCCTGTACCCTGGCAAACACCAGGTCAGGTACAGTCAGAACAGCGGCAGGCAGCCACACACCCACATAGATCACTCTGCTTGCAAGCAGCTTCCTTGTGGCTTGGCTGTTGGTGGCTCGCACGACTGCCAAGTATCTGTCCAGACTGATGAAGGCAAGGATCAACACGCTGCTGTACAGGTTCACTGTGTAGATcatgtgcacagacacacagaggaaaCCCCCAAAGTACCAGGATTTGGCGGCATCAACAGCCCAGAAGGGCAGGGTGAGGACGAACAGGAGGTCAGCCACGGAGAGATGAAGCCGGTACTTGTCCGTCATCGTCTTGACCTTTTTCTGGTAGCCCATGACAACAACGACCAA is a genomic window of Etheostoma spectabile isolate EspeVRDwgs_2016 chromosome 11, UIUC_Espe_1.0, whole genome shotgun sequence containing:
- the cxcr4b gene encoding C-X-C chemokine receptor type 4b, with the protein product MELDVTYTFDNSTDNMSEESGDFDLDFQEPCGRVLSSEFNKIFLPTVYGIIFILGVIGNGLVVVVMGYQKKVKTMTDKYRLHLSVADLLFVLTLPFWAVDAAKSWYFGGFLCVSVHMIYTVNLYSSVLILAFISLDRYLAVVRATNSQATRKLLASRVIYVGVWLPAAVLTVPDLVFARVQDKDSSNFHIFDESMETGDSLERIICQRIYPQATSLIWTVVFRFQHILVGFILPGLVILVCYCIIIAKLSQGAKGQALKKKALKTTIILILCFFSCWLPYCVGIFLDNLMMLNVVPQSCELQQAVETWISITEALAYFHCCLNPILYAFLGVKFKKSAKSALTASSRSSQKVTLMTKKRGPISSVSTESESSSVLSS